In Jejubacter calystegiae, the following are encoded in one genomic region:
- the dtnK gene encoding D-threonate kinase yields MDTKLTTPQIVVIADDFTGGNDAGVSLACTGLRVDVAFELPYHGNADVLVVNSDSRALAARHAASRIEALVHDCYSNPHQLLLKKIDSTLRGNPGAELEAMMLSTGKQLAIVAPAFPDAGRTTVQGQCLINGVPVTETEFASDPKTPVASADIGLLLQAQTTIPCQSMSLSQFSHRLNQYASDGPEIWVVDAQTDGCLDTIATQALAQKERPLLVGSAGICQALARQHVNTSPRCLLAMVGSMSEVAQRQIATVCRNARAESLVIDIENVLCGSPTHYLQQIINILSSGRHCIVHTCPDREARHRIPGLCARWQLTRPQLGEKVCHFLGTLTRQVLEAVTPDALYLSGGDVASAVAGALGARGFRITGCVAQCVPYGRFAGGLWQRPVMTKAGGFGDEATLLQVLNFIEER; encoded by the coding sequence ATGGACACAAAACTCACAACGCCTCAAATCGTAGTGATTGCCGATGACTTTACCGGTGGTAATGATGCGGGCGTCAGCCTGGCGTGCACCGGTTTGCGGGTCGATGTCGCTTTTGAACTGCCCTATCACGGCAATGCCGATGTGCTGGTGGTGAACAGCGATAGCCGGGCGCTTGCCGCACGGCACGCCGCTTCACGCATTGAGGCGCTGGTTCATGATTGCTACAGCAATCCACATCAGCTACTGCTGAAGAAGATAGATTCCACGCTGCGTGGCAATCCAGGCGCAGAGCTGGAAGCAATGATGCTATCGACCGGAAAACAGCTGGCGATTGTCGCCCCGGCCTTTCCTGATGCAGGACGCACAACAGTACAGGGGCAATGCCTGATAAACGGCGTTCCCGTCACGGAAACCGAATTTGCCAGCGACCCGAAAACCCCGGTCGCCAGCGCCGATATCGGCCTGCTATTGCAGGCGCAAACGACGATTCCCTGCCAGTCGATGTCGCTGAGCCAGTTTAGCCACAGGCTGAACCAGTATGCGTCGGATGGCCCGGAAATTTGGGTGGTGGATGCGCAGACCGATGGCTGCCTGGATACCATCGCCACCCAGGCTCTGGCGCAAAAGGAGCGCCCGTTACTGGTGGGCTCTGCGGGAATTTGCCAGGCGCTGGCGCGGCAGCACGTAAATACTTCGCCACGTTGTTTACTGGCGATGGTGGGTTCAATGAGCGAAGTCGCGCAACGACAAATCGCCACCGTCTGCCGAAACGCCAGAGCGGAGAGCCTGGTCATTGATATTGAAAATGTCCTTTGCGGTTCGCCGACGCATTACCTGCAGCAGATTATAAACATTCTGTCATCCGGTCGGCACTGTATTGTCCATACCTGTCCGGATCGTGAAGCACGCCATCGGATCCCCGGGCTTTGCGCACGCTGGCAGCTGACTCGCCCCCAGCTTGGCGAAAAAGTTTGCCATTTTTTGGGAACCCTGACGCGCCAGGTCCTTGAGGCTGTCACACCCGACGCGCTGTATCTGTCAGGGGGAGATGTCGCCTCTGCAGTTGCCGGAGCACTGGGGGCCAGGGGATTCAGGATCACCGGCTGCGTCGCACAGTGCGTGCCGTACGGTCGCTTTGCTGGCGGCCTCTGGCAGCGTCCGGTGATGACGAAAGCGGGAGGATTTGGCGACGAGGCCACCTTACTTCAGGTACTGAATTTTATTGAGGAGAGATGA
- a CDS encoding DeoR/GlpR family DNA-binding transcription regulator, translated as MKGYNRLEQIMDYLKGQNLVTVEQLVAVTQASPATIRRDLIKLDQEGVISRTHGGVTLNRFIPSQPTTHEKMQRNIVEKRAIARAAAGLVKAGDTIVLDAGTTMMELARQLTHLTLRVITSDLRIALFLSEFKQIEVTIIGGRIDESSQSCIGEHGRKLLQNIWPDIAFLSCNGWDIEKGITAPTEEKAGLKRDLIANARRRVLLADSSKYGAWSLFNVAHLNSLTDIVTDAQLEESIREQLAQMPSQLIISDH; from the coding sequence ATGAAAGGATATAACCGGTTAGAACAGATCATGGATTACCTGAAAGGGCAAAATCTGGTCACAGTAGAGCAATTAGTGGCGGTCACTCAGGCTTCCCCGGCAACCATTCGCCGGGACCTGATTAAGCTCGATCAAGAAGGCGTTATCAGCCGTACCCATGGCGGCGTGACGCTTAACCGGTTTATCCCTTCTCAGCCGACCACGCATGAAAAAATGCAGCGTAATATCGTGGAAAAACGCGCCATCGCCAGGGCGGCGGCGGGTCTGGTTAAGGCCGGAGATACCATCGTGCTGGATGCCGGCACCACCATGATGGAACTGGCCCGCCAGTTGACACATCTGACGCTGCGGGTCATTACCAGCGATCTGCGCATCGCGCTGTTTCTCTCGGAATTTAAGCAGATAGAAGTGACGATTATTGGTGGGCGTATCGATGAGAGCAGCCAGTCCTGTATTGGCGAGCATGGTCGTAAGCTGCTACAGAATATCTGGCCGGATATTGCATTTTTAAGCTGTAACGGCTGGGACATCGAAAAAGGGATTACGGCGCCCACGGAAGAAAAGGCGGGGTTAAAACGCGATCTGATAGCCAATGCCAGACGCCGGGTGCTACTGGCAGACAGCTCAAAATATGGCGCATGGTCGCTGTTTAATGTCGCCCATCTGAATTCTCTGACCGATATCGTGACGGATGCGCAACTGGAAGAGAGCATCCGTGAACAACTGGCTCAGATGCCCAGCCAGTTAATCATTTCCGATCATTAA
- a CDS encoding D-threonate 4-phosphate dehydrogenase encodes MNNIIAVTMGDPAGIGPEIIIKSLAEGELSGSPVVVVGCAQTLRRLLALNITPQVELRIIDDVAQAQFSPGVIHVIDEALADPGSLKPGVVQAQAGDLAYRCIKRATALALAGKVSAIATAPLNKEALHLAGHHYPGHTELLAHLTDSKDYAMVLYTDKLKVIHVTTHIALRKFLDTLSEERVKTVIQIADSFLRRVGYQDPRIAVAGVNPHAGENGLFGDEEIKIVGPAVEAMRAKGLNVAGPCPPDTVFMQCHEGMYDMVVAMYHDQGHIPLKLLGFYDGVNITAGLPFIRTSADHGTAFDIAWTGKARSESMAVSIQLAMQITRD; translated from the coding sequence GTGAATAATATCATTGCTGTTACTATGGGTGACCCTGCCGGCATCGGCCCGGAAATCATTATCAAATCGCTGGCGGAAGGCGAGCTTTCTGGCTCGCCGGTGGTGGTGGTCGGATGCGCGCAAACGCTACGGCGGTTGCTGGCGCTGAACATCACGCCACAGGTAGAGTTACGGATTATCGATGATGTCGCCCAGGCCCAATTCTCCCCAGGCGTCATCCACGTGATAGACGAAGCGCTGGCCGACCCCGGGTCGTTAAAGCCCGGCGTGGTACAGGCGCAGGCTGGCGATCTGGCGTATCGCTGTATTAAACGCGCCACGGCGCTGGCCCTGGCAGGGAAAGTCAGCGCGATCGCCACCGCGCCGCTCAATAAAGAGGCGTTACACCTGGCCGGGCATCACTATCCCGGACATACCGAGCTGCTGGCCCATCTGACCGACAGCAAAGACTACGCCATGGTTCTGTACACCGATAAACTGAAAGTCATCCACGTCACCACCCACATCGCTTTGCGCAAATTCCTTGATACGCTAAGCGAAGAGCGGGTAAAAACCGTAATTCAGATAGCCGACAGCTTCCTGCGGCGCGTCGGTTATCAGGATCCGCGTATTGCGGTCGCAGGGGTCAATCCCCATGCCGGGGAAAACGGCCTGTTCGGTGATGAAGAGATCAAGATTGTCGGGCCTGCCGTAGAAGCCATGCGGGCTAAAGGGCTGAATGTCGCCGGTCCGTGCCCACCCGATACGGTGTTCATGCAGTGCCATGAAGGGATGTACGATATGGTGGTCGCGATGTATCACGATCAGGGCCATATTCCGCTAAAATTACTGGGATTTTATGACGGAGTGAATATCACTGCCGGATTACCCTTTATCCGCACCTCAGCGGATCACGGTACGGCATTTGATATTGCCTGGACAGGCAAGGCCAGGTCTGAAAGCATGGCCGTGTCTATCCAGTTAGCGATGCAAATTACGCGGGATTAA